A genomic segment from Paenibacillus sp. FSL K6-1096 encodes:
- a CDS encoding helix-turn-helix domain-containing protein — MDSEVLRQKLEQLTGKRTGIKQLGRQHSASLFGIGADQDQEQPVIHEGYLWIPLYDNDSRVTAVWVETEGLSPLELQLVNYAGRNFAVALKATGLKEEGEMEARQLSGWLNSQLEQEKDDAEIPDEVSLKGRLFGEMIPFMLVSENVHNPQMTYRSLMKLLRSYFENEVLLVPLQDKEWLILARKELLTGGDDKEDEEESAEDLLAQTAMGLHELIASEWVGVFHLAVSPAIIPVKGLTGAVALLRETIVLGRIFQVGDYIHLPWELHMERLVNSIPDERRRQLLGQIGDYTAVLADKEMLMTLETFFEMDCNVSETAKKLYIHRNTLLYRLDKIKQETGADVRSFGDAAIVKLAMLLYKVTKRK, encoded by the coding sequence ATGGATAGTGAGGTTTTGCGTCAAAAGCTGGAGCAACTCACCGGAAAGCGAACCGGCATTAAGCAGCTCGGAAGACAGCATTCAGCTTCACTTTTTGGCATAGGTGCAGATCAAGATCAGGAGCAGCCGGTAATTCATGAGGGGTACTTATGGATTCCCCTGTATGACAATGACAGCCGTGTAACGGCGGTGTGGGTAGAGACCGAAGGGCTGTCGCCCCTTGAACTGCAGCTGGTGAATTACGCCGGCCGGAACTTCGCGGTCGCGCTTAAGGCCACCGGGCTTAAGGAAGAAGGAGAGATGGAGGCGCGCCAGCTCAGCGGATGGCTGAATTCACAGCTGGAGCAGGAGAAGGACGATGCCGAAATTCCGGATGAGGTCTCTCTGAAGGGCCGGCTGTTCGGCGAGATGATTCCGTTCATGCTGGTGAGCGAGAATGTCCATAACCCGCAGATGACGTACCGTTCATTAATGAAGCTGCTGCGGAGCTATTTCGAGAATGAGGTTCTGCTGGTTCCTCTGCAGGACAAGGAATGGTTAATATTAGCCCGTAAGGAACTGCTTACTGGCGGAGATGATAAAGAGGACGAGGAAGAAAGTGCAGAGGATCTGCTGGCCCAGACGGCCATGGGTCTGCATGAACTGATTGCCAGCGAATGGGTTGGCGTCTTCCACCTGGCGGTATCACCGGCCATTATTCCGGTCAAAGGGCTGACAGGTGCGGTAGCGCTGCTGCGGGAGACGATTGTTCTCGGCCGGATTTTCCAGGTGGGTGATTATATTCATCTGCCGTGGGAGCTGCATATGGAGCGGCTGGTGAACAGTATTCCTGATGAGCGGCGCAGACAGCTCCTGGGCCAGATCGGTGATTATACGGCGGTGCTGGCGGATAAGGAAATGCTGATGACACTGGAGACTTTTTTTGAAATGGACTGTAATGTCAGTGAAACGGCCAAGAAGCTGTATATTCATCGAAATACGCTGCTGTACAGGCTGGACAAGATCAAACAAGAGACTGGAGCCGATGTACGGAGCTTCGGAGATGCCGCGATTGTGAAGCTTGCTATGTTATTGTATAAAGTGACGAAAAGAAAATAG
- the ugpC gene encoding sn-glycerol-3-phosphate ABC transporter ATP-binding protein UgpC yields the protein MAGVRLEHIFKKYPGADKATVIDINLDIKDKEFLVLVGPSGCGKSTTLRMIAGLEEISEGKMYIGDRVVNDVAPKDRDIAMVFQSYALYPHMSVYQNMAFGLKLRKVKKEEIDKKVREAAKILDIEHLLDRKPKALSGGQRQRVALGRAIVRDPQVFLMDEPLSNLDAKLRGQMRAEITKLVKRLETTCIYVTHDQTEAMTMGDRIVVMYDGIIQQAASPEELYNEPTNLFVAGFIGSPTMNFINGTLSEVNGSVRFRAENLDVEVPGGKATLLRNKGYIGKDVIMGVRPEDIHEEPVFLEASPNTIFTSMVDVTENLGHEMLLYLSGLGANTVIARVDGRSTTREGSKPKLAIDMNKIHIFDKESELNVLLG from the coding sequence ATGGCAGGCGTACGTTTAGAGCATATTTTCAAAAAATACCCGGGTGCCGATAAAGCAACAGTAATTGATATCAATCTTGATATTAAAGATAAGGAATTCCTCGTACTGGTAGGTCCTTCCGGTTGCGGTAAATCCACAACCCTGCGTATGATTGCTGGCCTGGAAGAAATCTCTGAAGGTAAAATGTACATTGGTGACCGTGTAGTGAATGACGTGGCTCCGAAAGACCGCGATATTGCGATGGTATTCCAATCCTACGCCTTGTATCCTCATATGAGTGTATATCAGAACATGGCCTTCGGTCTGAAGCTGCGTAAAGTGAAGAAAGAAGAAATCGACAAGAAAGTACGCGAAGCTGCCAAAATCCTCGATATCGAGCATTTGCTGGACCGCAAACCGAAAGCCCTGTCCGGTGGTCAACGCCAACGTGTCGCTCTGGGCCGTGCAATCGTCCGTGATCCGCAAGTCTTCCTGATGGATGAGCCGCTCTCCAACTTGGATGCTAAACTTCGTGGTCAGATGCGCGCTGAAATCACTAAGCTGGTGAAACGCCTTGAAACCACTTGTATCTACGTAACGCATGACCAGACAGAAGCTATGACGATGGGTGACCGTATCGTAGTTATGTACGATGGTATCATCCAGCAGGCTGCTTCTCCTGAAGAGCTGTACAATGAACCTACGAACCTGTTCGTAGCCGGATTTATCGGTTCCCCTACCATGAACTTTATCAACGGTACACTGTCCGAAGTGAACGGTTCTGTCCGCTTCCGCGCTGAGAACCTTGATGTTGAAGTTCCTGGCGGCAAAGCTACACTGCTGCGCAACAAAGGCTACATCGGCAAGGATGTAATCATGGGCGTTCGTCCAGAAGATATCCATGAAGAGCCGGTATTCCTGGAAGCTTCCCCTAACACAATCTTCACTTCGATGGTTGATGTTACGGAGAACCTGGGTCATGAAATGCTCCTCTACTTGAGCGGTCTTGGCGCTAACACTGTCATTGCCCGTGTAGACGGACGTTCCACTACCCGCGAAGGCAGCAAGCCTAAGCTGGCGATTGATATGAACAAGATCCACATCTTCGACAAAGAATCCGAACTGAACGTACTGCTGGGATAA
- the hprK gene encoding HPr(Ser) kinase/phosphatase: MAKKVKVSELVQHFQLEVVSGHEGLKRPVTVDDLNRPGLEMAGYFEYYPEERVQLLGKTELAFFSMLSEEERKERIRGICNDNTPCIVITRGLEVPQELVDISNEKGLPVLRSAMATTIFSSRLTSFLEGRLAPTATIHGVLCDVYGVGMLITGSSGIGKSETALELVKRGHRLIADDAVEIRQTSDNQLHGTAPELIRHLLEIRGVGIINVMTLFGAGAIRNHKRITLVVRLEAWQQDKQYDRLGLDEETTRIIDTDVPLVTIPVRPGRNLAVIIEVAAMNYRLKQMGFNAALQFTNKLTATISEDMDDLD, from the coding sequence ATGGCTAAGAAGGTAAAGGTATCCGAGTTGGTGCAGCATTTTCAGTTAGAGGTAGTATCCGGGCATGAGGGACTGAAGAGACCGGTCACGGTGGACGATCTGAACCGTCCGGGACTGGAAATGGCCGGTTATTTCGAATATTATCCCGAAGAACGTGTGCAGCTGCTGGGCAAGACTGAGCTGGCCTTCTTCTCCATGCTCTCCGAAGAAGAGCGGAAAGAGCGGATTCGCGGAATCTGCAATGATAATACGCCATGTATTGTAATTACAAGAGGGCTGGAGGTTCCCCAGGAGCTGGTGGACATCAGTAATGAGAAGGGGCTTCCGGTGCTGCGCAGCGCGATGGCGACGACGATTTTCTCCAGCAGACTGACCAGCTTCCTGGAAGGCAGACTGGCACCGACGGCAACCATTCACGGTGTTCTCTGTGATGTCTATGGGGTAGGGATGCTGATTACCGGCAGCAGCGGTATCGGTAAAAGTGAAACGGCACTGGAGCTTGTAAAGCGCGGCCACCGTCTGATCGCCGATGACGCGGTGGAGATCCGCCAGACCTCGGATAATCAGCTGCATGGTACGGCCCCGGAGCTGATCCGGCACCTGCTCGAAATCCGCGGTGTTGGAATTATCAATGTCATGACCCTCTTTGGCGCAGGCGCCATCCGTAACCATAAGCGCATTACACTGGTCGTCAGACTTGAGGCTTGGCAGCAGGACAAGCAGTACGACCGCTTGGGACTGGATGAGGAGACTACCCGAATTATTGATACTGATGTGCCGCTGGTAACCATTCCGGTACGCCCGGGCCGTAACCTTGCGGTTATCATCGAGGTGGCTGCAATGAATTACCGTCTGAAGCAAATGGGCTTCAATGCGGCGCTGCAGTTCACGAATAAACTTACAGCCACTATCTCTGAAGACATGGATGATCTGGATTAG
- the lgt gene encoding prolipoprotein diacylglyceryl transferase, with product MFYSLAIDPIVFSIGSLPVHWYGLILGLGALAGLYLCILEGKRYGISQEFFMDMLLLGVPSAIIAARIYFVAFKWEDYKDNLWDVFKVWNGGIAIYGALIGAVICGVIYFRYKGYSAWRLIDICAPGLLAGQMIGRWGNFVNQEAYGGVVEESFLRDKLHLPDFIVNQMYIGDAFRHPAFLYESLWSLLGIVLLFVLRRQKFVRAGEIFMSYLIWYSIGRFFIEALRTDSLAFNGSSGAASFINALWSPMKWLGFEQGYLDPAYGNIRVSQLLSLLIIVAAIALIIIRRVSVRPLPYYSDPIVSTKAAAADAVVPESAAGTAEKAPRPEQPLPEPKEDKETKE from the coding sequence ATGTTCTATTCATTAGCGATTGATCCGATTGTCTTCTCGATTGGATCTTTGCCTGTTCACTGGTATGGCCTAATCCTGGGGCTTGGCGCGCTGGCCGGGCTATACCTGTGTATACTGGAGGGCAAACGGTACGGTATTTCGCAGGAGTTCTTCATGGATATGCTGCTGCTGGGCGTGCCCTCGGCTATCATTGCGGCGCGGATTTATTTTGTAGCGTTCAAGTGGGAGGATTATAAGGACAATCTGTGGGACGTCTTTAAAGTCTGGAACGGCGGTATTGCCATCTATGGCGCGTTGATTGGAGCAGTCATCTGCGGAGTGATCTATTTCCGCTATAAAGGCTACTCGGCTTGGCGCCTCATTGATATTTGTGCACCTGGTCTGTTGGCGGGTCAAATGATCGGACGCTGGGGGAACTTCGTGAATCAGGAAGCTTACGGCGGCGTGGTGGAGGAATCGTTCCTGCGCGACAAGCTGCATCTGCCGGATTTCATCGTCAATCAAATGTACATAGGGGATGCCTTCCGTCACCCGGCCTTCCTGTATGAATCACTCTGGAGCCTGCTGGGCATTGTGCTGCTGTTCGTACTGCGGCGTCAGAAGTTTGTGCGTGCCGGTGAAATTTTTATGTCCTATCTCATATGGTACTCCATCGGCCGCTTCTTCATTGAAGCGTTACGGACGGACAGCCTGGCCTTCAACGGCAGCAGTGGGGCGGCCTCATTCATTAATGCGCTGTGGAGTCCGATGAAGTGGCTGGGCTTCGAGCAGGGGTATCTTGACCCGGCTTACGGCAATATTCGTGTCTCGCAATTACTGTCGCTACTGATTATTGTTGCGGCGATTGCCCTGATCATTATCCGGCGCGTTAGCGTCCGGCCGCTGCCTTATTATTCTGATCCGATTGTCAGCACCAAAGCAGCGGCAGCGGATGCTGTCGTTCCAGAGAGTGCAGCAGGCACGGCCGAGAAGGCACCACGGCCGGAGCAGCCGCTTCCAGAACCGAAGGAAGATAAGGAAACAAAGGAGTAG
- the ppaX gene encoding pyrophosphatase PpaX — MMECVLFDLDGTIVNTNELIINSFMHALKENNLPSLTREQIIPLMGTTLQQQLSSFSGLEAKDISMLERSYRSYNNAHHDELVQAFPHVNETMEELRRRGIKLGVVTTKIRPNTLKSLEQFDLLKYMDTIVTVNDVTHPKPHPEPVLTAVANLGVDPARTLMVGDSAVDIQSAKAAGVRVAGVAWSLKGEDVLRTYEPDYIIHEMTDLYTIVEQETMQP, encoded by the coding sequence ATGATGGAATGCGTGTTATTTGACCTGGACGGAACGATTGTGAATACCAATGAGCTGATTATTAACTCATTCATGCACGCACTGAAGGAGAATAATCTGCCTTCTCTAACCCGGGAGCAAATTATTCCGCTGATGGGAACTACACTCCAGCAGCAGCTAAGCTCGTTCTCCGGCCTGGAGGCGAAGGATATTAGTATGCTGGAGCGGTCTTACCGTTCGTACAACAATGCGCATCATGATGAGCTGGTCCAGGCTTTTCCCCATGTGAATGAGACGATGGAGGAGCTGCGGCGCAGGGGTATCAAGCTTGGGGTGGTGACCACCAAGATCCGGCCCAACACACTGAAGTCGCTGGAGCAGTTCGATCTGCTGAAGTACATGGATACGATTGTGACGGTCAATGATGTAACTCATCCGAAGCCGCATCCCGAGCCGGTTCTCACGGCCGTAGCCAATCTGGGCGTTGATCCGGCGAGAACATTGATGGTAGGCGACAGCGCGGTTGATATTCAGTCTGCCAAGGCGGCAGGAGTACGTGTAGCAGGGGTGGCCTGGTCGCTCAAGGGTGAGGATGTGCTGCGGACCTATGAGCCGGATTACATTATCCATGAGATGACGGACTTGTACACTATTGTGGAACAGGAGACCATGCAGCCGTGA
- a CDS encoding acyltransferase: MRKITRYPVEGPNSLWHIYRTVSPWKGVRNFIFIQIARYCPVLPLKNWIYRRVLGMKVGKHTAFGLMAMVDVFFPERITIGENSIIGYNTTILAHEYLIKEYRLGDVVIGDHVLIGANTTILPGVTIGDGAVVAAGSVVHKDVAAGTFVGGNPLRELRSASTESPLGE, translated from the coding sequence GTGAGAAAGATAACCCGTTATCCGGTGGAGGGGCCTAATTCGCTCTGGCATATTTACCGTACGGTGAGCCCGTGGAAGGGTGTGCGCAATTTCATTTTTATTCAGATTGCCCGCTATTGCCCGGTCCTGCCGCTGAAGAACTGGATCTACCGCCGGGTACTCGGGATGAAGGTTGGCAAGCATACAGCGTTTGGGCTGATGGCAATGGTTGATGTTTTTTTCCCGGAGCGAATTACGATTGGAGAGAACTCCATCATCGGGTACAACACAACGATCCTGGCTCATGAGTACCTTATCAAAGAGTACCGGCTGGGGGATGTCGTCATCGGTGATCATGTCTTGATCGGTGCCAACACGACCATTCTGCCGGGGGTCACTATCGGGGACGGAGCGGTGGTCGCGGCGGGTTCGGTGGTGCATAAGGATGTGGCTGCCGGAACCTTCGTCGGGGGCAATCCGCTGCGTGAGCTGCGCTCGGCCTCTACGGAGTCACCCCTTGGCGAATAG
- a CDS encoding acyltransferase — MLQKERIPQLDIFRAIAIFAVIAIHATSRTLAETLDTSMFAPFLFINKFSQFAVPSFIFLSGFVLFYNYIDRPLGGKVLAKFYTRRLIYIIVPYLVFSVLYFALKMTAGHTWGLPLQELAAKFGKYLWTGTAYTHLYYIIIIIQFYVLFPLMLWCLQKLRKLAAWAPVAGLALQWGFVLLNKYMVNHGYWKLSKGSLAITYFSYFLLGAAIAVYYSSLKKWLIPSREGWRSGKGAGWVVLWLLWAAAGIGHVVLWYNNYTKKTVINSLWYEGFSNFHALLSCLVLFQLSFLLYGAGRSLLTRLLLSAGACSFGIYLLHPLLLFMYRKIPFHGGSLAYTAAIAGGWLVALLGSWVVVALAFRYVKPAWMVFGSAPQKPAAAAKPTGSSVN, encoded by the coding sequence ATGCTTCAAAAGGAAAGAATTCCCCAGCTTGATATCTTTCGGGCAATTGCTATTTTTGCGGTTATCGCTATTCATGCTACTTCACGGACACTTGCGGAAACACTGGACACGTCTATGTTCGCTCCGTTCCTGTTCATTAATAAGTTCAGCCAGTTTGCGGTTCCTTCGTTTATTTTCCTGAGCGGATTCGTGCTGTTCTACAATTATATCGACCGCCCCCTGGGAGGGAAGGTACTGGCGAAATTCTACACCCGCAGGCTGATCTATATTATTGTGCCTTATCTGGTCTTCTCGGTGCTGTACTTTGCCCTGAAAATGACGGCCGGACATACCTGGGGTCTGCCTCTGCAGGAGCTTGCAGCGAAGTTCGGCAAATACCTGTGGACCGGCACGGCGTATACACATCTGTATTACATCATCATTATTATTCAGTTCTATGTGTTGTTCCCGCTGATGCTGTGGTGTCTGCAGAAGCTGCGGAAGCTGGCGGCATGGGCACCGGTTGCCGGGCTTGCGCTTCAGTGGGGCTTCGTGCTGCTGAACAAGTATATGGTGAACCACGGGTACTGGAAGCTGTCCAAGGGCAGTCTGGCCATCACCTATTTCTCGTATTTCCTACTGGGTGCGGCCATTGCGGTCTATTACAGCTCTCTGAAAAAATGGCTGATTCCATCCCGCGAAGGCTGGCGCTCCGGCAAAGGGGCCGGCTGGGTCGTGCTATGGCTTCTATGGGCAGCGGCTGGAATCGGGCATGTGGTCCTGTGGTATAACAATTATACGAAGAAAACAGTAATCAACAGCCTGTGGTATGAAGGCTTCTCGAACTTCCATGCCCTGCTCTCCTGTCTGGTGCTGTTCCAGTTGTCCTTCCTGCTGTACGGTGCAGGGCGCAGCCTGCTGACCCGGTTGCTGCTCTCGGCAGGGGCCTGCTCCTTCGGCATCTATCTGCTGCATCCGCTGCTCCTGTTCATGTACCGGAAGATTCCGTTCCACGGCGGATCTCTTGCCTACACGGCGGCGATTGCAGGCGGCTGGCTCGTAGCCCTGCTGGGCTCCTGGGTGGTGGTCGCGCTTGCCTTCCGTTATGTGAAGCCCGCTTGGATGGTGTTCGGCTCGGCACCGCAGAAGCCGGCAGCAGCAGCGAAGCCAACCGGGTCGTCCGTGAATTAA
- the gntK gene encoding gluconokinase, which produces MIGVDIGTTSTKAVLFEESGTILAQSNQGYPLHQPSPSVAEQDPELILKAVFHTIASVMQDSRVSPEQVLLVSFSSAMHSVIAVDASGAPLTACITWADNRSSRSAARLKDELNGHELYMRTGTPIHPMSPITKLMWLGEDHPELFKQTHKFISIKEYVFFKLFGDYVIDYSIASATGMFNLEQLDWDDEALQIAGVTREHLSRPVPTTEILRGLLPGLAAELGLLPATPFVVGASDGVLSNLGVGAIEPGVIAATIGTSGALRTVVDRPLTDPKGRIFCYALTDKLWVIGGPVNNGGMLFRWVRDEFAASEVETAKRLGIDPYEVLTRIAAQVPPGSNGLLFHPYLTGERAPLWNPDARGSFFGLSMNHRKEHMIRAVLEGVIFNMYTVLLAMEECIGEPVRILATGGFARSELWRQMMADIFDQEVVVPESFESSCLGAVVLGLYALGRISSFDAVFPMIGSTHRHEPVTAHAKAYKQLLPIFISVFRSLEDQYQAIAEFQREQAGEQTN; this is translated from the coding sequence ATGATAGGCGTAGATATCGGAACCACCAGCACCAAGGCTGTTCTCTTTGAGGAGAGCGGAACCATTCTGGCCCAGAGTAATCAAGGCTACCCGCTGCACCAGCCCTCCCCCTCTGTCGCCGAGCAGGACCCGGAGCTGATTCTGAAGGCCGTCTTCCATACCATTGCCTCAGTCATGCAAGACAGCCGTGTCTCCCCGGAACAGGTCCTGCTGGTCTCCTTCAGCTCGGCGATGCACAGCGTCATCGCTGTGGATGCCTCAGGAGCCCCGCTGACCGCCTGCATTACCTGGGCAGATAACCGGAGCAGCCGCAGTGCGGCGCGGCTTAAGGATGAACTGAACGGACATGAGCTGTATATGCGCACAGGGACTCCGATCCATCCCATGTCCCCGATTACCAAGCTGATGTGGCTTGGCGAAGACCATCCTGAACTGTTCAAGCAGACCCATAAGTTCATCTCCATTAAGGAGTATGTCTTCTTCAAGCTGTTCGGCGACTATGTTATCGACTATTCCATCGCCTCTGCTACAGGCATGTTCAATCTGGAGCAGCTGGACTGGGATGATGAAGCCCTGCAGATTGCCGGTGTCACACGCGAGCACCTGTCCCGGCCTGTACCGACCACCGAGATCCTGCGCGGGCTGCTGCCTGGACTTGCCGCGGAGCTGGGGCTGCTGCCTGCGACCCCGTTCGTGGTGGGGGCCAGTGACGGTGTGCTGTCCAACCTGGGGGTTGGCGCGATCGAGCCGGGCGTAATTGCTGCAACGATCGGCACCAGCGGAGCCCTCCGCACCGTAGTGGACCGCCCGCTGACCGATCCCAAAGGACGGATCTTCTGCTATGCGCTCACGGACAAGCTCTGGGTCATCGGCGGCCCGGTGAACAATGGCGGGATGCTCTTCCGCTGGGTGCGGGACGAGTTCGCCGCCTCCGAGGTGGAGACGGCGAAGCGCCTGGGCATAGATCCTTATGAAGTATTGACCCGGATCGCCGCACAGGTGCCGCCGGGCAGCAATGGGCTATTGTTCCATCCTTACCTGACCGGAGAGCGCGCTCCGCTGTGGAATCCCGATGCCCGCGGCTCCTTCTTCGGCCTGAGCATGAACCACCGCAAGGAGCATATGATCCGCGCTGTGCTGGAAGGCGTCATCTTCAATATGTATACTGTACTGCTCGCCATGGAGGAATGCATCGGTGAGCCTGTCAGAATCCTGGCCACCGGGGGCTTCGCCCGCTCTGAGCTATGGCGGCAGATGATGGCCGATATCTTCGACCAGGAGGTGGTGGTCCCGGAGAGCTTCGAGAGCTCCTGCCTTGGCGCTGTTGTCCTTGGCTTGTACGCCTTGGGCCGGATCAGCTCCTTCGATGCGGTGTTCCCCATGATCGGCTCCACCCACCGCCATGAGCCGGTCACCGCCCATGCCAAAGCCTACAAGCAGCTGCTGCCGATCTTCATCTCCGTCTTCCGCAGCCTGGAGGACCAGTATCAGGCCATTGCCGAGTTCCAGCGTGAGCAGGCCGGCGAGCAGACGAATTAA
- a CDS encoding ATP phosphoribosyltransferase regulatory subunit, translating to MAKPKGFEKPAGVRDYLPRAVTKLRKIEKDVLYCMSRWGYRQMITPTLEYYDTVGVASSTSDQKLYKLLNNRGQALVLRSEMTAPVARVVSSLLKDEPLPLRLSYHANVFRAIEEEAGREAEFFQTGVELVGDDSPEADAEVVALAIASLQAAGVKSFKIAMGHVGFLDGLFQEAVAGLPEAQEELKSHLLSRDYVAFRDTLRRLDLSEAQKQELDGLLRLRGGKEICGQALELSSHPLARASIEHLCKVWEVLVAYGVSEHVLIDLTMIGDFSYYTGMTFEGYAAELGFPVCSGGRYDNLLQQFGRPVPSTGFSLKTNRILDGVPGLPEEEELPVLVQYDALRRQEGLAEAARLRSEGHAVVTRLAAGPEELKTVKRLDTDTVEAEGERYGEIYTFVSFVSEHG from the coding sequence ATGGCTAAGCCCAAGGGATTTGAAAAGCCTGCCGGCGTGAGGGATTATCTCCCGCGTGCGGTGACGAAGCTGCGCAAGATCGAGAAGGATGTGCTCTATTGCATGAGCCGCTGGGGTTACCGGCAGATGATTACGCCTACGCTTGAATATTACGATACGGTCGGTGTGGCCAGCTCCACATCGGACCAGAAGCTGTATAAATTGCTTAACAACCGGGGCCAGGCGCTGGTGCTGCGCTCGGAGATGACGGCCCCTGTAGCCCGTGTGGTCTCGTCTCTGCTCAAGGATGAGCCGCTGCCGCTGCGCCTGTCTTATCATGCCAACGTCTTCCGGGCAATTGAGGAGGAGGCGGGCCGGGAGGCCGAATTCTTCCAGACCGGGGTGGAGCTGGTCGGGGATGATTCGCCGGAGGCCGATGCCGAGGTGGTGGCGCTGGCAATTGCCTCGCTGCAGGCGGCAGGGGTGAAGTCCTTCAAGATTGCCATGGGGCATGTCGGCTTCCTGGACGGCCTGTTCCAGGAGGCGGTGGCCGGTCTGCCGGAGGCCCAGGAGGAGCTGAAGAGCCATCTGCTCAGCCGGGATTATGTCGCCTTCCGCGATACGCTGCGGCGGCTGGACCTGTCTGAAGCCCAGAAGCAGGAGCTGGACGGCCTGCTGCGGCTGCGGGGCGGCAAGGAGATCTGCGGCCAGGCGCTGGAGCTGAGCAGCCATCCGCTGGCGCGCGCATCCATAGAGCATCTGTGCAAGGTGTGGGAGGTGCTGGTGGCTTATGGCGTCTCCGAGCATGTGCTGATTGATCTGACAATGATCGGCGATTTCTCCTACTACACCGGCATGACCTTTGAGGGTTACGCTGCGGAGCTGGGCTTCCCGGTATGCAGCGGCGGCCGGTATGACAATCTGCTCCAGCAGTTCGGACGCCCGGTTCCTTCGACCGGCTTCTCGCTGAAGACGAACCGGATTCTCGATGGCGTTCCGGGGCTGCCGGAGGAGGAGGAGCTGCCGGTTCTGGTACAGTATGACGCCCTCCGGCGTCAGGAGGGGCTTGCTGAAGCCGCACGCTTACGGAGTGAAGGACATGCGGTGGTAACCCGGCTGGCCGCCGGACCGGAGGAGCTGAAGACGGTGAAGCGGCTGGATACGGACACGGTGGAGGCTGAGGGCGAGCGGTACGGGGAGATCTACACGTTCGTATCTTTTGTCAGCGAGCACGGTTGA
- the hisG gene encoding ATP phosphoribosyltransferase, which produces MAQILKVAMPKGRIYNKAAELFRKAGLPIPPDGEESRKLVIALPEAGMEFILAKPVDVPTYVEYGVADIGIVGKDVLLEENRDVYELLDLGIARCRMSIIGLPNWQPGIQQRVATKYPNVASRYFREQGQQVEVVKLNGSIELAPLIGLADRIVDMVETGQTLKDNGLVEMQSIFEITSRLVANRVSYRMKNGEIQQLCDRLQNVIAGPGLQLK; this is translated from the coding sequence TTGGCACAGATTCTTAAGGTGGCCATGCCGAAAGGCCGGATATACAATAAAGCGGCAGAGCTGTTCCGCAAGGCGGGACTGCCGATTCCCCCGGACGGGGAAGAGTCGCGCAAGCTGGTGATTGCCCTGCCGGAGGCAGGGATGGAATTCATTCTGGCCAAGCCGGTGGATGTGCCTACTTATGTAGAGTACGGGGTAGCGGATATCGGCATTGTCGGCAAGGATGTACTGCTTGAAGAGAACCGTGATGTCTATGAGCTGCTGGATCTGGGCATCGCCCGCTGCCGGATGTCCATCATCGGGCTGCCCAACTGGCAGCCGGGCATTCAGCAGCGGGTCGCGACCAAATACCCGAATGTGGCTTCGCGGTACTTCCGCGAGCAGGGCCAGCAGGTCGAGGTGGTCAAGCTGAACGGCTCGATCGAGCTGGCGCCGCTGATCGGCCTGGCCGACCGGATCGTCGATATGGTGGAGACCGGCCAGACGCTGAAGGATAACGGACTGGTGGAGATGCAGAGCATCTTCGAGATCACCAGCCGGCTGGTGGCGAACCGGGTCAGCTACCGGATGAAGAACGGGGAGATTCAGCAGCTGTGCGACCGCCTGCAGAATGTTATCGCAGGGCCGGGGCTGCAGTTGAAATAG